In the genome of Tripterygium wilfordii isolate XIE 37 chromosome 19, ASM1340144v1, whole genome shotgun sequence, one region contains:
- the LOC119985992 gene encoding protein-L-isoaspartate O-methyltransferase 1-like isoform X1, whose translation MPTPISLSTGPGVVRAYGCRYITPPLKRLLAYTLLHNQQHNHSHRPRLPLFSTLSSFHLPPNLNRLLTGDCPFSGMERYWTGSTNNKNKAMVENLRRDGVITSKKVAEVMSTIDRALFVPDECPPYVDSPMPIGYNATISAPHMHATCLQLLQDNLQSGMHALDVGSGTGYLTACFALMVGSQGRVVGVEHIPELVVESIKNIEKSAAAPLLKEGALSIHVGDGRQGWPECAPYDAIHVGAAAPEIPKPLIDQLKPGGRMLIPVGNIFQDLKVVDKNQDGSINVRTETSVRYVPLTSREAQWQG comes from the exons ATGCCTACACCTATATCTCTGTCGACCGGACCTGGAGTAGTAAGAGCGTATGGTTGCCGCTACATTACGCCACCTCTTAAACGCTTACTAGCCTACACCCTCCTCCATAACCAACAACACAACCATAGCCATCGTCCTCGTCTTCCTCTGTTTTCCACTCTTTCCTCTTTTCATCTCCCGCCAAACCTCAATCGTCTCCTCACTGGTGACTGCCCCTTTTCCGGGATGGAG CGATACTGGACTGGAAGTACCAACAATAAGAATAAAGCCATGGTAGAAAATCTGCGACGCGATGGAGTGATTACATCAAAGAAGGTAGCTGAAGTAATGAGTACTATTGATAGGGCATTGTTTGTACCAGATGAGTGCCCTCCTTATGTGGATAGCCCCATGCCAATTGGTTACAATGCTACCATTTCTGCACCTCACATGCATGCAACTTGCCTTCAGTTGTTGCAGGATAACTTGCAGTCTGGTATGCATGCTTTGGATGTGGGCTCTG GTACTGGGTACTTGACTGCGTGCTTTGCATTGATGGTTGGATCCCAAGGCCGCGTGGTTGGTGTGGAACATATTCCCGAGCTTGTCGTAGAATCCATCAAGAACATTGAGAAAAGTGCAGCTGCTCCATTATTGAAGGAGGGTGCCCTTTCCATTCATGTTGGTG ATGGAAGACAAGGTTGGCCAGAGTGTGCACCTTATGATGCTATACATGTTGGCGCTGCTGCACCTGAAATTCCAAAGCCACTGATTGACCAGTTAAAACCTGGTGGCAGAATGTTGATTCCTGTTGGAAACATTTTCCAGGATTTGAAGGTTGTGGACAAGAACCAAGATGGTTCTATCAATGTTCGGACCGAGACTTCAGTCCGTTACGTTCCTTTAACAAGTCGGGAAGCACAATGGCAGGGTTAA
- the LOC119985920 gene encoding aldehyde oxidase GLOX1-like isoform X2: MILTAMLIPLSSFLSNGTLLQTGGHGAGTRRIRYFSPDNRNDEWKQSRSFLSDSRWYASNQILPENDQVIVVGGRRVYTYEFVPKLSSEADSIDLPFLHQTYDDNFKGNNLYPFLHLSSDGNLYIFANRDSILFDYRRNKVVKTFHQIPGNGSRNNPSSGSSVILPLDHTDRFQKVEVMVCGGAASGAYEAARYGKYLDALRSCGGMVITGNKHEWNMEDMPEPRLMNDMLILPTGDILIINGAKRGSADYEKGRDPSFEPYLYAPKKTEGSRFSVLKSSNIARMYQSSAVLLPDGRVLVAGGNPHRSYVLDTTADPDYYPTELSLQAFVPHYMEQQYDDYRPANVTITYSIGQDGVRYGGEFTVRFWLRRRPSKVVEFSAYAPPFTTHSISMNQRMLRLECKNMARSDDGGWVNAVLEAPPSPNVAPSGYYMLTVVNGGIPSISEWIRFIHA, encoded by the exons ATGATCCTGACTGCTATGCTCATTCCATTGA GTTCTTTCTTGAGCAATGGAACACTTCTCCAAACTGGTGGACATGGTGCAGGCACTCGAAGAATACGTTACTTCAGTCCCGACAACAGAAACGATGAGTGGAAGCAATCAAGGAGCTTTTTATCTGATAGCCGTTGGTATGCTTCCAATCAAATTCTACCGGAGAATGATCAAGTCATTGTTGTTGGTGGAAGAAGAGTTTACACTTATGAGTTTGTACCCAAGTTGTCATCCGAAGCTGATTCTATTGATCTTCCCTTTCTGCACCAGACTTATGATGACAATTTTAAGGGAAACAACCTCTATCCCTTCCTTCATTTATCATCCGATGGAAATCTGTATATTTTCGCTAACCGGGATTCGATCCTTTTTGATTATAGAAGAAACAAAGTTGTCAAGACCTTCCATCAAATTCCTGGAAATGGTTCAAGGAACAACCCCAGCTCCGGTTCTTCAGTAATTCTCCCTTTAGACCACACAGACAGATTTCAGAAGGTAGAAGTCATGGTGTGTGGGGGTGCAGCTTCAGGAGCTTATGAAGCTGCCCGATATGGGAAGTACCTTGACGCCCTGAGATCTTGTGGTGGAATGGTAATCACTGGAAACAAACACGAATGGAACATGGAAGACATGCCTGAACCTCGTCTGATGAACGACATGCTGATACTCCCAACTGGTGATATCTTGATCATCAATGGCGCAAAACGTGGCAGTGCTGATTATGAAAAGGGACGCGATCCTTCGTTCGAACCTTACCTCTATGCACCAAAGAAAACAGAAGGCAGTAGGTTCTCAGTCCTCAAGTCCAGCAATATAGCTCGAATGTATCAGTCATCAGCTGTTCTTTTGCCTGATGGAAGGGTCTTGGTTGCCGGTGGTAATCCTCATAGAAGCTACGTTTTGGATACAACAGCAGATCCAGATTATTACCCTACTGAGCTTAGCTTACAGGCATTTGTTCCTCATTATATGGAGCAACAATATGATGATTACAGGCCAGCTAATGTGACCATAACCTATTCGATCGGCCAGGATGGTGTTCGATACGGAGGAGAGTTTACCGTCCGGTTCTGGCTACGACGGAGGCCTAGCAAGGTGGTAGAGTTTAGTGCTTATGCACCTCCATTTACCACACACTCCATTTCAATGAACCAGAGAATGCTTAGACTGGAATGCAAAAACATGGCAAGGAGTGATGATGGTGGATGGGTGAATGCAGTGTTGGAGGCTCCTCCTTCTCCAAATGTTGCTCCGTCGGGTTATTATATGCTGACTGTTGTTAATGGAGGAATCCCCAGTATTTCTGAGTGGATCAGGTTCATACATGCTTGA
- the LOC119985920 gene encoding aldehyde oxidase GLOX-like isoform X1 produces MTIPLRGYGSAVGESSGAREGSWQLLLNNSGVVAMHMAVTHHNTVIYFDQTEEYSGYPLRRRYNGRRCIRIRKDFNDPDCYAHSIEYDVSSNRIRPLNLDTDTWCSSGSFLSNGTLLQTGGHGAGTRRIRYFSPDNRNDEWKQSRSFLSDSRWYASNQILPENDQVIVVGGRRVYTYEFVPKLSSEADSIDLPFLHQTYDDNFKGNNLYPFLHLSSDGNLYIFANRDSILFDYRRNKVVKTFHQIPGNGSRNNPSSGSSVILPLDHTDRFQKVEVMVCGGAASGAYEAARYGKYLDALRSCGGMVITGNKHEWNMEDMPEPRLMNDMLILPTGDILIINGAKRGSADYEKGRDPSFEPYLYAPKKTEGSRFSVLKSSNIARMYQSSAVLLPDGRVLVAGGNPHRSYVLDTTADPDYYPTELSLQAFVPHYMEQQYDDYRPANVTITYSIGQDGVRYGGEFTVRFWLRRRPSKVVEFSAYAPPFTTHSISMNQRMLRLECKNMARSDDGGWVNAVLEAPPSPNVAPSGYYMLTVVNGGIPSISEWIRFIHA; encoded by the exons ATGACCATCCCTTTGAGAG GATATGGCAGCGCAGTTGGAGAGTCCTCAGGAGCAAGAGAAGGAAGTTGGCAGCTACTCCTTAACAATTCAGGTGTGGTGGCTATGCACATGGCGGTAACTCATCACAACACTGTCATATATTTTGACCAAACTGAAGAGTATTCTGGGTATCCTCTTCGTAGACGCTACAATGGAAGGAGGTGCATAAGAATACGGAAAGACTTCAATGATCCTGACTGCTATGCTCATTCCATTGAGTATGATGTTTCAAGTAACAGAATCAGGCCTCTAAATCTTGACACTGATACTTGGTGCTCTTCAGGTTCTTTCTTGAGCAATGGAACACTTCTCCAAACTGGTGGACATGGTGCAGGCACTCGAAGAATACGTTACTTCAGTCCCGACAACAGAAACGATGAGTGGAAGCAATCAAGGAGCTTTTTATCTGATAGCCGTTGGTATGCTTCCAATCAAATTCTACCGGAGAATGATCAAGTCATTGTTGTTGGTGGAAGAAGAGTTTACACTTATGAGTTTGTACCCAAGTTGTCATCCGAAGCTGATTCTATTGATCTTCCCTTTCTGCACCAGACTTATGATGACAATTTTAAGGGAAACAACCTCTATCCCTTCCTTCATTTATCATCCGATGGAAATCTGTATATTTTCGCTAACCGGGATTCGATCCTTTTTGATTATAGAAGAAACAAAGTTGTCAAGACCTTCCATCAAATTCCTGGAAATGGTTCAAGGAACAACCCCAGCTCCGGTTCTTCAGTAATTCTCCCTTTAGACCACACAGACAGATTTCAGAAGGTAGAAGTCATGGTGTGTGGGGGTGCAGCTTCAGGAGCTTATGAAGCTGCCCGATATGGGAAGTACCTTGACGCCCTGAGATCTTGTGGTGGAATGGTAATCACTGGAAACAAACACGAATGGAACATGGAAGACATGCCTGAACCTCGTCTGATGAACGACATGCTGATACTCCCAACTGGTGATATCTTGATCATCAATGGCGCAAAACGTGGCAGTGCTGATTATGAAAAGGGACGCGATCCTTCGTTCGAACCTTACCTCTATGCACCAAAGAAAACAGAAGGCAGTAGGTTCTCAGTCCTCAAGTCCAGCAATATAGCTCGAATGTATCAGTCATCAGCTGTTCTTTTGCCTGATGGAAGGGTCTTGGTTGCCGGTGGTAATCCTCATAGAAGCTACGTTTTGGATACAACAGCAGATCCAGATTATTACCCTACTGAGCTTAGCTTACAGGCATTTGTTCCTCATTATATGGAGCAACAATATGATGATTACAGGCCAGCTAATGTGACCATAACCTATTCGATCGGCCAGGATGGTGTTCGATACGGAGGAGAGTTTACCGTCCGGTTCTGGCTACGACGGAGGCCTAGCAAGGTGGTAGAGTTTAGTGCTTATGCACCTCCATTTACCACACACTCCATTTCAATGAACCAGAGAATGCTTAGACTGGAATGCAAAAACATGGCAAGGAGTGATGATGGTGGATGGGTGAATGCAGTGTTGGAGGCTCCTCCTTCTCCAAATGTTGCTCCGTCGGGTTATTATATGCTGACTGTTGTTAATGGAGGAATCCCCAGTATTTCTGAGTGGATCAGGTTCATACATGCTTGA
- the LOC119985992 gene encoding protein-L-isoaspartate O-methyltransferase 1-like isoform X2: protein MPTPISLSTGPGVVRAYGCRYITPPLKRLLAYTLLHNQQHNHSHRPRLPLFSTLSSFHLPPNLNRLLTGDCPFSGMERYWTGSTNNKNKAMVENLRRDGVITSKKLLQDNLQSGMHALDVGSGTGYLTACFALMVGSQGRVVGVEHIPELVVESIKNIEKSAAAPLLKEGALSIHVGDGRQGWPECAPYDAIHVGAAAPEIPKPLIDQLKPGGRMLIPVGNIFQDLKVVDKNQDGSINVRTETSVRYVPLTSREAQWQG, encoded by the exons ATGCCTACACCTATATCTCTGTCGACCGGACCTGGAGTAGTAAGAGCGTATGGTTGCCGCTACATTACGCCACCTCTTAAACGCTTACTAGCCTACACCCTCCTCCATAACCAACAACACAACCATAGCCATCGTCCTCGTCTTCCTCTGTTTTCCACTCTTTCCTCTTTTCATCTCCCGCCAAACCTCAATCGTCTCCTCACTGGTGACTGCCCCTTTTCCGGGATGGAG CGATACTGGACTGGAAGTACCAACAATAAGAATAAAGCCATGGTAGAAAATCTGCGACGCGATGGAGTGATTACATCAAAGAAG TTGTTGCAGGATAACTTGCAGTCTGGTATGCATGCTTTGGATGTGGGCTCTG GTACTGGGTACTTGACTGCGTGCTTTGCATTGATGGTTGGATCCCAAGGCCGCGTGGTTGGTGTGGAACATATTCCCGAGCTTGTCGTAGAATCCATCAAGAACATTGAGAAAAGTGCAGCTGCTCCATTATTGAAGGAGGGTGCCCTTTCCATTCATGTTGGTG ATGGAAGACAAGGTTGGCCAGAGTGTGCACCTTATGATGCTATACATGTTGGCGCTGCTGCACCTGAAATTCCAAAGCCACTGATTGACCAGTTAAAACCTGGTGGCAGAATGTTGATTCCTGTTGGAAACATTTTCCAGGATTTGAAGGTTGTGGACAAGAACCAAGATGGTTCTATCAATGTTCGGACCGAGACTTCAGTCCGTTACGTTCCTTTAACAAGTCGGGAAGCACAATGGCAGGGTTAA
- the LOC119985991 gene encoding 28 kDa ribonucleoprotein, chloroplastic-like: MSSATTQIFKPLSRADPSIFSQLSLLASIPRPQNPTVSVPARPIRLQLSYSLLSSPFFPKPKIHRSSLVAFVAQSSGWAQQEDNTVTVTDQEESTWGNEESDETQVGLSDWGAEGGEENNFVEPPEEAKIYVGNLPYDVESQNLAKLFEQAGTVEIAEIIYNRETERSRGFGFVTMTTVEEAEKAVEMFNRYELDGRFLTVNKAAPRGTQVERPSRGFEPAFRIYVGNLPWDVDSTRLEQIFSEHGKVVDARVVNDRETGRSRGFGFVTMFSEAELNDAIAALDGQIMDGRAIRVNVAQERPRRF; the protein is encoded by the exons ATGTCTTCTGCAACCACGCAAATCTTCAAGCCACTCTCTAGAGCAGACCCATCTATCTTCTCTCAACTATCACTGTTAGCTTCCATTCCAAGACCCCAAAACCCAACCGTGTCGGTCCCTGCTAGACCCATCAGACTACAGCTCTCATACTCTCTCCTTTCATCTCCTTTCTTTCCGAAACCCAAAATTCACCGCTCATCTTTGGTGGCCTTTGTTGCGCAGAGTTCTGGGTGGGCCCAACAAGAGGACAACACAGTGACAGTTACTGACCAAGAAGAATCGACATGGGGAAATGAAGAGAGTGACGAGACCCAGGTTGGGTTATCTGATTGGGGGGCTGAGGGAGGAGAAGAGAATAATTTTGTGGAGCCGCCCGAGGAGGCAAAGATTTATGTAGGGAATTTGCCTTATGATGTTGAAAGCCAGAACTTGGCGAAGCTATTTGAGCAGGCTGGAACTGTTGAAATTGCGGAG ATTATTTACAACAGGGAAACTGAACGGAGTCGTGGCTTTGGATTTGTAACCATGACAACCGTTGAAGAGGCTGAGAAGGCTGTAGAAATGTTTAACAGATAT GAGTTAGATGGAAGGTTCTTAACTGTAAACAAGGCTGCTCCCAGAGGAACCCAGGTTGAACGCCCCTCTCGCGGGTTTGAACCTGCTTTTAGAATCTATGTTGGAAACCTGCCGTGGGATGTGGATAGTACTCGTCTGGAGCAAATCTTTAGCGAACATGGAAAGGTGGTGGATGCACGAGTGGTCAATGACAGGGAGACCGGACGCTCACGTGGTTTTGGCTTTGTAACAATGTTTTCTGAGGCTGAATTGAATGATGCCATCGCTGCTCTTGACGGACAG ATTATGGATGGGAGGGCAATCAGAGTAAATGTCGCGCAGGAAAGGCCAAGGCGTTTTTAA